A genomic stretch from Bacillus sp. E(2018) includes:
- a CDS encoding metal ABC transporter substrate-binding protein: MFKRMTKLILAGSLLAAAAGCSAGGKDSEKVEVVATYSIIYDLVKNVGGDKVEVHSLAPIGSNPHEYDPLPEDVLKTTDADAIFYNGLNLEEGNSWFNKLLKTADKDGKDAPVYRVSEGVEAIHLESKGLEKQYDPHAWLNINNGIKYVENIRDALMKEDPENKEYYKKNADKYIAELKTLHEKTIAELNKIPKEKRVLITSEGAFKYFGEAYNIDTAYVWEINSENQGSPQQVKDLVDFIKKSNVPGLFVETSVDARSMETVSKETGVPIKGKVFTDSLGKPGKDGDTYKKMMEWNTETIIEGLK, translated from the coding sequence ATGTTTAAAAGAATGACAAAGCTCATTTTAGCAGGATCATTATTAGCTGCTGCAGCTGGATGCAGTGCAGGAGGAAAGGATTCGGAAAAGGTAGAAGTCGTAGCTACTTATTCTATTATCTATGACTTAGTTAAAAATGTCGGAGGAGATAAGGTAGAAGTTCATAGCTTAGCACCAATTGGATCGAATCCGCATGAGTATGATCCGCTTCCTGAAGATGTTCTGAAAACAACGGATGCAGATGCCATTTTTTATAACGGCTTAAATCTTGAAGAAGGAAATTCTTGGTTTAACAAGTTGTTGAAGACAGCTGATAAAGACGGCAAAGATGCACCCGTTTATCGTGTAAGTGAAGGCGTAGAGGCGATTCACCTCGAGTCGAAAGGACTTGAAAAACAATATGATCCACATGCTTGGCTGAACATTAATAATGGAATTAAGTATGTTGAGAACATCCGAGATGCGTTAATGAAAGAAGATCCAGAAAACAAAGAATACTATAAAAAGAATGCGGATAAATATATTGCTGAATTAAAAACACTTCATGAAAAGACGATTGCAGAATTAAACAAGATTCCTAAAGAGAAACGCGTTCTTATCACGAGTGAAGGAGCATTCAAATATTTCGGAGAAGCTTACAATATTGATACTGCATATGTTTGGGAGATCAATTCTGAAAACCAAGGTTCTCCACAGCAAGTCAAAGACTTAGTAGATTTTATTAAAAAATCAAATGTACCTGGGTTATTCGTTGAAACCAGTGTGGATGCGAGAAGTATGGAAACTGTTTCAAAAGAGACGGGTGTGCCGATAAAAGGCAAGGTCTTTACAGATTCTTTAGGAAAGCCTGGTAAGGATGGAGATACTTATAAAAAAATGATGGAATGGAACACTGAGACCATTATTGAGGGATTGAAATAA
- a CDS encoding HAD family phosphatase: MNIKAVCFDMDGVIVDTMRHHVNAWRHAFQENGYDHEELIFYLREGMPGKNTIRDVFEHSNVVVNEDLIEDIYVQKRNYFKKHAQYDFIEETVSTLISLSKNQIPIALVTGSRKEFVSEVLSKLPVTFDIIVTGDDVKEGKPSPEPYLLAMDRHSFKPSEWLVIENAPLGIESAKRAGAYCLALETTLDKKYLNEADVIIRPKDLQRQVKYLIKGLK; the protein is encoded by the coding sequence ATGAATATAAAAGCAGTCTGTTTTGATATGGATGGTGTGATTGTCGATACGATGCGTCATCACGTTAATGCATGGCGCCATGCATTTCAAGAGAACGGATATGATCATGAAGAGCTAATCTTTTACCTTAGAGAAGGAATGCCAGGAAAAAATACGATTAGAGATGTTTTTGAACATTCTAATGTCGTTGTTAACGAAGACTTGATTGAAGATATATATGTTCAAAAAAGAAATTACTTTAAGAAACACGCACAGTATGATTTTATAGAAGAAACGGTGTCTACGCTTATATCTTTAAGTAAGAATCAGATTCCTATTGCTCTCGTTACAGGCAGTAGAAAAGAATTTGTATCTGAAGTTTTAAGTAAATTACCTGTTACTTTTGATATAATTGTTACGGGAGATGATGTGAAAGAAGGAAAACCTTCGCCTGAGCCTTATTTACTAGCTATGGATCGACATTCCTTTAAGCCATCAGAGTGGTTAGTTATTGAAAACGCACCACTCGGCATAGAGTCTGCTAAAAGAGCAGGAGCTTATTGTTTAGCTCTTGAAACCACTCTTGATAAAAAGTACTTAAATGAAGCAGATGTAATTATCAGACCAAAAGATTTACAACGTCAAGTTAAGTATCTTATAAAAGGTTTGAAATAA
- a CDS encoding metal ABC transporter ATP-binding protein, protein MNNKIDSIAIRVDDLSFHYGDKNVLQHVTMEIKKGSFLGLVGPNGSGKSTLIKCILGLQKPQEGNVYLFGEKVNKFNDWDKVGYVSQKANSFNTAFPATAFEVVSMGLFGKVGLFRFLKASDKKKVWEALRSVKMDQYAHQNIGELSGGQQQRIFIARALVSDPELLILDEPTVGVDTESSDSFYKMLKELHRENNMTLVLVTHDVGVMTNYVTDVACLNKQIHFHGNTKEFEESSSENMSAFYGHHVHVLHHDHVHE, encoded by the coding sequence ATGAATAACAAGATAGATTCGATAGCCATTCGTGTAGATGATTTATCGTTTCATTATGGCGATAAAAATGTTCTCCAGCATGTAACGATGGAGATTAAGAAAGGATCCTTTCTTGGACTAGTTGGTCCGAATGGTTCAGGTAAATCTACACTAATTAAATGTATATTAGGTCTTCAAAAGCCTCAAGAAGGAAACGTTTATCTTTTTGGGGAAAAAGTAAATAAGTTTAATGATTGGGACAAGGTAGGCTATGTTTCACAAAAAGCCAATAGCTTTAACACGGCCTTTCCTGCAACAGCGTTTGAAGTTGTATCGATGGGGCTTTTCGGTAAAGTTGGATTGTTTAGATTCTTAAAAGCTTCCGATAAGAAAAAAGTATGGGAAGCATTAAGGTCAGTGAAAATGGATCAGTATGCCCACCAGAACATAGGAGAGCTATCTGGAGGACAACAACAACGAATCTTTATTGCTCGAGCTCTAGTTAGTGATCCTGAACTATTAATATTAGATGAGCCTACTGTTGGAGTTGACACCGAATCGTCAGACTCTTTTTATAAGATGCTTAAGGAACTGCATCGTGAAAATAACATGACTCTTGTTTTAGTAACGCATGATGTGGGTGTTATGACGAATTATGTAACCGATGTAGCTTGTTTGAATAAACAGATTCATTTTCATGGAAACACGAAAGAGTTTGAAGAAAGTTCTTCTGAAAATATGTCTGCTTTTTATGGTCATCATGTTCATGTGCTTCACCATGATCATGTCCACGAGTAA
- a CDS encoding metal ABC transporter permease, whose translation MLPFLKYEFLQNAFLTGIMVGLLAPVLGVFIVVRRQALIADALSHITLAGIAANLLLGKWSSFFAAANPIYMGMAFSVGGAIFIEQLRKVYKHYEELAIPIIMSAGIGLSVIFISMADGFNTDLFNYLFGSIIAVKRSDVWTVFAILVVVLLFVFFMYKELFVLSFDEEQGKLSGIRSNWILVAFMAITALVIAASMKIVGILLVSALMTLPVAASIRIAKGFKQAIWLSVLFGEISVIAGMFLSYYLDLASGGTIVLCLVVILVLTIFYKKFTGSRKVGHL comes from the coding sequence ATGTTACCATTTTTAAAATATGAATTTTTACAAAATGCCTTCTTAACAGGAATCATGGTCGGATTGCTAGCTCCTGTTCTAGGGGTTTTTATTGTGGTAAGACGGCAAGCATTAATCGCTGATGCATTGTCTCATATCACCTTAGCGGGTATAGCTGCTAATTTGCTGTTAGGAAAGTGGTCTTCCTTCTTTGCAGCCGCTAATCCTATTTATATGGGTATGGCTTTCTCGGTTGGTGGAGCTATTTTTATTGAGCAGCTAAGAAAAGTGTACAAGCACTATGAGGAGCTTGCTATACCAATCATTATGTCGGCGGGAATTGGTCTAAGTGTTATCTTCATCTCAATGGCTGATGGTTTCAACACTGATTTGTTCAACTATCTATTCGGAAGTATTATTGCTGTTAAGCGTTCAGATGTTTGGACAGTTTTTGCGATCCTTGTTGTTGTTCTCTTGTTCGTATTTTTCATGTACAAAGAATTATTTGTTTTATCTTTTGATGAAGAGCAAGGAAAATTATCCGGTATTCGAAGCAACTGGATCTTAGTTGCTTTTATGGCAATAACGGCTTTAGTCATTGCTGCTTCCATGAAAATTGTAGGTATTCTCTTAGTTTCAGCACTTATGACCTTACCTGTGGCAGCAAGTATTCGAATTGCTAAAGGGTTTAAGCAAGCGATTTGGCTTTCTGTTCTTTTTGGTGAGATTTCAGTGATCGCTGGTATGTTTTTGTCATATTACTTGGATCTTGCATCAGGTGGAACGATTGTTTTATGTTTAGTTGTAATACTGGTCTTAACTATTTTCTATAAAAAATTTACAGGTTCCAGAAAGGTGGGTCACTTGTGA
- a CDS encoding Fur family transcriptional regulator, with product MTIEQAMDLLKEKGYKYTEKRKDLLSLFAREKRYLTAKEVQEALKDKYPGLSFDTIYRNLTTFVELELLEETEWEGEKKFRFTCSHNEHHHHLICLTCGSTKSIHTCPMEVLDRELNGFDVTGHKFEIYGYCETCKN from the coding sequence ATGACGATTGAACAGGCAATGGACCTTCTAAAAGAAAAGGGCTATAAGTATACGGAAAAGCGTAAAGATCTTCTTTCCTTGTTTGCTCGGGAAAAAAGGTACCTTACAGCTAAAGAAGTTCAAGAAGCGCTTAAAGATAAGTATCCTGGTCTTAGTTTTGATACGATCTATCGAAATCTAACTACTTTTGTGGAGTTAGAATTGCTTGAAGAAACAGAGTGGGAAGGTGAGAAAAAGTTTCGATTTACGTGTTCACACAATGAACATCATCATCACTTGATCTGCCTTACATGTGGAAGCACGAAGTCCATTCATACGTGCCCGATGGAAGTTTTAGATAGGGAATTAAATGGTTTTGACGTTACAGGTCATAAATTTGAGATTTATGGTTATTGTGAAACATGTAAAAATTAA
- a CDS encoding DUF1540 domain-containing protein, whose amino-acid sequence MPEVKCNVSNCTYWGEGNNCVADAILVEIDKHANMSIDMSADGSLHGDATHKDAAHDTAETCCHTFKAKH is encoded by the coding sequence ATGCCTGAAGTTAAATGTAATGTATCGAATTGTACGTATTGGGGGGAAGGCAACAATTGTGTAGCTGATGCTATTCTTGTTGAGATCGACAAACATGCAAATATGTCTATTGACATGAGTGCAGACGGTAGCCTCCATGGTGATGCGACTCATAAAGATGCAGCCCACGACACAGCTGAAACATGTTGCCATACGTTTAAAGCTAAACATTAA
- a CDS encoding DUF308 domain-containing protein: MAYERDERTINNNEAVFREEMAAEAVPVPVRSDMTLPENERPRYSERDDDRRHEHEDSRERAGGKATGIIAIILSVLSLFILPVLFGAAGIIVGFIARRQGAHSLGNWAIGIGVVSIVISLFFAPFF; this comes from the coding sequence ATGGCATACGAAAGAGATGAACGTACAATTAATAATAATGAAGCGGTATTTCGTGAAGAAATGGCCGCGGAAGCTGTACCAGTTCCTGTAAGAAGTGATATGACGTTGCCTGAGAACGAGAGACCTCGTTATTCAGAGCGTGACGACGATCGCAGACACGAACACGAAGATTCACGGGAAAGAGCGGGAGGTAAAGCGACAGGGATCATCGCGATCATCCTATCTGTATTATCTTTGTTCATACTTCCTGTGTTGTTTGGGGCAGCAGGTATTATTGTTGGATTCATTGCCAGAAGACAAGGTGCACATTCGCTTGGTAATTGGGCAATCGGCATAGGTGTCGTGTCCATTGTCATTTCGTTGTTTTTTGCACCATTCTTTTAA
- the ispG gene encoding flavodoxin-dependent (E)-4-hydroxy-3-methylbut-2-enyl-diphosphate synthase, whose product MSEITHRSKTRPVKVGNLTIGGTDQVIVQSMTTTKTHDVEATVAEILRLEEAGCQVVRVACPDMRAAEAIADIKKRINIPLVVDIHFDYKLALKAIEGGADKIRINPGNIGRREKVEAVVKAAKAKGIPIRIGVNAGSLEKKYLEKYGYPTADGMVESALHHIKILEDLDFHDIIVSMKASDVNLAIEAYEKAAKAFDYPLHLGITESGTLFAGTVKSAAGLGAILHKGIGNTVRISLSADPVEEVKVARELLKSFGLLSDAATLISCPTCGRIEIDLISIANEVEEYISNVRAPIKVAVLGCAVNGPGEAREADIGIAGARGEGLLFRHGEIVRKIPEDQLLDELKKEVDILAKAHEEKLKAEAAAQQV is encoded by the coding sequence ATGAGTGAAATCACCCACCGATCTAAAACAAGACCTGTAAAAGTAGGAAACTTAACAATAGGTGGAACTGATCAGGTTATTGTGCAAAGTATGACAACAACAAAGACACACGATGTTGAGGCTACAGTAGCTGAAATTTTACGTTTGGAAGAAGCGGGCTGCCAAGTGGTACGTGTTGCATGTCCTGATATGCGTGCTGCAGAAGCGATCGCAGACATAAAGAAAAGAATTAATATCCCGTTGGTTGTAGACATTCATTTTGATTATAAGCTTGCACTGAAAGCCATCGAAGGTGGAGCCGACAAGATTAGAATCAATCCTGGTAACATCGGTCGCCGTGAAAAGGTTGAAGCTGTGGTAAAAGCTGCAAAAGCTAAAGGGATCCCGATTCGAATCGGTGTTAACGCAGGCTCACTTGAAAAGAAGTACCTTGAAAAGTACGGTTATCCTACAGCAGATGGAATGGTCGAGAGTGCTCTACACCATATTAAGATTCTAGAAGATCTCGATTTTCATGATATTATCGTATCCATGAAAGCGTCTGATGTTAACCTTGCTATCGAAGCTTATGAAAAAGCTGCAAAAGCCTTTGATTACCCATTACACCTTGGGATCACAGAATCAGGTACACTTTTTGCAGGTACCGTTAAAAGTGCTGCAGGACTAGGTGCTATCCTTCATAAGGGAATTGGAAACACCGTTCGTATTTCGCTTAGTGCCGATCCTGTTGAAGAAGTTAAGGTTGCACGTGAATTATTAAAATCATTCGGACTTCTTTCCGATGCTGCCACACTGATTTCTTGCCCGACTTGTGGACGCATTGAGATTGATCTTATTTCAATCGCAAATGAAGTTGAGGAATATATCTCTAACGTGCGCGCTCCAATCAAAGTTGCTGTACTTGGATGTGCTGTTAACGGACCTGGAGAGGCACGTGAAGCGGATATTGGAATCGCTGGCGCGCGTGGCGAAGGATTGCTATTCCGCCACGGAGAAATCGTAAGGAAAATTCCAGAAGATCAGCTTTTAGATGAACTAAAAAAAGAAGTAGACATTTTAGCAAAAGCACATGAAGAAAAATTAAAAGCTGAAGCTGCGGCTCAGCAAGTATAA
- a CDS encoding LysM domain-containing protein, with protein MKRFIRVCVIMLILYVVAYDLKIGTLPQSSPANAEIHTEKKKDKNKQNFKTYEVSPGDTLISVVEQLNSNKNYSIVSMLKDFKSLNPDVNPENIQIGKSYKFPLYHK; from the coding sequence ATGAAACGATTCATAAGAGTTTGTGTAATCATGCTAATTTTATATGTGGTTGCTTATGATTTGAAGATCGGGACACTCCCTCAGTCTAGTCCGGCCAACGCAGAAATACATACAGAAAAGAAAAAAGATAAGAATAAACAAAATTTTAAAACCTATGAAGTATCGCCTGGAGACACGCTAATTTCTGTTGTAGAACAACTGAATTCAAATAAAAATTATTCTATCGTATCTATGCTGAAAGACTTTAAATCACTTAACCCTGATGTGAATCCTGAGAATATACAAATAGGTAAATCCTACAAATTCCCTTTATATCATAAGTAA
- a CDS encoding DUF1002 domain-containing protein — protein sequence MTAALFIAPLTMYADAAPGDIIVTLGENLTEQQKSELLKEMDVPADVESVVVTNEEEHQYLGNYISKAQIGSKAISSTKITIGDKDQGLSVKTNNINWVTEEMYMNALTTAGVTDAEIYVTAPFEVSGTAALTGIIKAYESTAQIEIPEAQKQVANEEMVKTAELGERIGTKEATELMTRVKEEIAKNPVQSEEDLRALIEKVAKDMGIELTQEELNGLLALFNKMKDLNIDWDQVQNGLKDISDNLGNFLNDEGTQSFFQKIIDFFMAIIDAIKSLFK from the coding sequence ATGACTGCAGCGCTATTTATTGCTCCTTTGACAATGTATGCTGATGCTGCACCTGGGGACATTATCGTAACGTTAGGTGAGAATTTGACAGAGCAACAAAAAAGTGAGCTATTAAAAGAAATGGACGTTCCTGCTGATGTGGAATCTGTAGTTGTTACAAATGAGGAAGAACATCAATATTTAGGCAACTATATTTCAAAAGCGCAAATCGGATCAAAAGCAATCTCGTCAACAAAGATTACAATTGGTGATAAAGACCAAGGATTATCGGTCAAGACGAATAATATTAATTGGGTTACAGAAGAAATGTATATGAATGCTTTAACGACTGCAGGTGTAACGGACGCAGAGATCTATGTAACAGCACCATTTGAAGTTTCAGGAACTGCAGCTTTAACAGGTATAATCAAAGCGTACGAGTCTACAGCACAGATTGAAATTCCTGAAGCTCAAAAACAAGTGGCAAATGAAGAGATGGTAAAAACTGCAGAACTTGGTGAAAGAATCGGAACGAAGGAAGCTACGGAGCTGATGACGCGAGTTAAAGAAGAAATCGCGAAAAATCCGGTACAATCAGAAGAAGATCTGCGAGCTTTAATTGAAAAAGTCGCAAAAGATATGGGAATCGAACTAACACAAGAAGAACTAAACGGGCTGCTTGCATTGTTCAATAAGATGAAAGATTTAAATATCGATTGGGATCAAGTTCAAAATGGCCTAAAGGACATTAGTGATAATCTTGGTAACTTCTTAAATGATGAGGGGACACAGTCCTTTTTTCAAAAGATAATTGATTTCTTTATGGCTATAATTGATGCGATTAAATCACTCTTTAAATAG
- a CDS encoding DUF1189 family protein, whose amino-acid sequence MKLHIRFVKSLWSFKSIASFRFLGVGSTIMYVLLLTLLCMIPVFSIFLVGLVSKNQPLNNFESFGLNPDQMQNFASTLDGIFPIIIAVIYVVMYVLFSGILFSGASILAALAIPLAQLLKRKQSYRHLWVLSCYSITIPSVLLTVLFFLNVHIPYSFLWFWMLAFLICALSIAKIPRKK is encoded by the coding sequence ATGAAATTACATATTCGTTTTGTTAAGAGTTTATGGTCTTTCAAATCTATCGCATCTTTTCGTTTCTTAGGAGTCGGCAGTACTATCATGTATGTATTATTGTTGACGCTATTATGTATGATTCCTGTTTTCAGTATATTTTTAGTTGGTCTTGTATCTAAGAATCAACCGTTGAACAATTTTGAGAGTTTTGGATTGAATCCTGATCAAATGCAAAACTTCGCTTCCACTCTGGATGGCATCTTTCCGATCATTATTGCTGTTATATATGTAGTAATGTATGTTCTCTTTTCAGGAATTTTGTTTTCTGGCGCTTCAATTTTAGCTGCCTTAGCCATCCCACTGGCACAACTTCTTAAGAGAAAACAATCTTACAGACACCTATGGGTACTATCTTGCTACTCCATTACCATTCCATCGGTATTATTAACAGTCCTTTTCTTTTTAAATGTACATATCCCCTATTCATTTTTGTGGTTTTGGATGTTAGCTTTTCTCATATGTGCTCTCTCAATCGCCAAGATTCCTAGAAAAAAATAA
- a CDS encoding Na/Pi cotransporter family protein produces the protein MLFQFIGGLGIFLFGIKYMGDGLQNSAGDRLREILDKLTTNPFMGVLAGIFVTVLIQSSSGTTVLTVGLVNAGFLTLRQAIGVIMGANIGTTITSFIIGIDVGEYALPIIAVGSILIFFFKNPKYNYFGQITFGFGALFLGLELMGDGMKPLSSLQSFQDLTVSMSDNPILGVVIGTLFTVIVQSSSATIGILQELYSQNMIDLKAALPVLFGDNIGTTITAILAAIGTTVAARRAALTHVIFNLVGTLIFLIILVPFRHYIEFLTAKLDLEPAMQIAFAHGTFNVTNVLIQFWFIGALAYIVTKLIKGEDVLIEYKAKHLDEIVLETAPSLAIRQAKQEIIRMANYSQNGLKEAITYLNEKDKKSADLAMQYEEAINNLDRQITAYLVKLSAHPLTPQESNEHSMLLDTSRDIERIGDHMENIIELVDYQLRNNVRLTDTAKQDLDEMFTLTVSTVDKAVKALEEGNVELAKEVLGLEDKIDKMERTLRKQHIMRMNEGQCDGNAGIVFVDIISNLERIGDHAVNIAEAVLEK, from the coding sequence ATGTTATTTCAATTTATCGGAGGATTGGGGATCTTCTTATTCGGTATTAAATACATGGGAGATGGCCTTCAAAACTCTGCAGGAGACCGATTGCGAGAAATACTTGATAAATTAACAACAAATCCTTTCATGGGAGTTTTAGCAGGAATATTCGTTACAGTATTAATACAAAGTAGTTCCGGTACGACAGTTCTTACTGTTGGACTTGTGAATGCAGGATTCTTAACTTTGCGTCAAGCTATAGGTGTTATCATGGGTGCCAACATCGGTACTACAATTACATCTTTTATTATCGGTATTGATGTAGGAGAATACGCATTGCCGATCATTGCCGTTGGTTCGATCTTAATCTTCTTCTTTAAGAATCCGAAATATAATTATTTTGGACAGATTACATTCGGTTTTGGAGCACTGTTTCTAGGTCTTGAACTAATGGGAGATGGGATGAAGCCTCTAAGTAGTCTTCAATCGTTTCAAGATTTAACTGTCTCAATGAGTGATAATCCGATTCTTGGGGTCGTAATCGGAACTTTGTTTACAGTAATCGTTCAGTCTTCAAGTGCAACGATCGGGATATTGCAAGAGCTTTATTCACAAAACATGATCGATCTAAAAGCAGCACTTCCTGTGTTGTTCGGTGATAATATCGGAACAACGATCACAGCTATTCTTGCAGCGATCGGAACAACTGTTGCAGCAAGACGTGCTGCACTTACACACGTTATCTTTAATCTAGTTGGAACACTTATCTTCTTGATCATACTTGTTCCTTTTAGACACTATATTGAATTTTTAACAGCAAAATTAGACTTAGAACCTGCTATGCAGATTGCCTTTGCGCATGGAACCTTTAATGTAACGAACGTTCTTATCCAATTCTGGTTTATTGGAGCACTTGCTTACATCGTAACAAAGTTAATTAAAGGTGAAGATGTTCTCATTGAATACAAAGCAAAACATCTCGATGAAATCGTATTAGAAACAGCACCATCATTAGCAATTAGACAAGCGAAACAAGAGATTATTCGAATGGCTAATTATTCGCAGAACGGCTTAAAAGAAGCGATCACTTATTTGAACGAGAAAGATAAAAAGAGTGCAGATCTAGCGATGCAATATGAAGAGGCGATTAACAATTTAGATCGTCAAATCACTGCTTATTTGGTCAAATTGTCTGCACATCCATTAACTCCACAAGAATCGAACGAACACTCTATGCTATTAGACACGTCTCGTGATATAGAGCGTATTGGTGACCATATGGAGAATATTATTGAGCTTGTGGACTACCAACTACGAAACAATGTACGCTTAACAGATACCGCAAAACAGGACCTTGATGAAATGTTCACGTTAACCGTTTCTACGGTTGATAAAGCTGTTAAGGCACTCGAAGAAGGTAATGTTGAACTTGCTAAGGAAGTCTTAGGCTTAGAAGACAAGATTGATAAGATGGAACGTACACTTCGTAAGCAACACATCATGCGTATGAATGAAGGTCAGTGTGATGGAAATGCTGGTATCGTCTTCGTCGATATCATCAGCAACCTTGAAAGAATAGGCGATCATGCTGTAAACATTGCAGAAGCAGTATTAGAGAAGTAA
- a CDS encoding DUF456 family protein: MDILYWIIIGVTFAISFVALIYPILPGVLFLAAGFIIYGFAFSFEPFTPFFIIVQVLLFISLFIVDYVGNAYAVKKKGGSKAALWGSTIGLIAGPFVIPVAGILIGPFIGAVLAELLFQKKGLKAAVSIGIGTVLAFVGTTLIKVLTQAIMIGYFYYQVL; encoded by the coding sequence ATGGATATTTTATATTGGATCATCATCGGTGTAACATTTGCCATTAGCTTTGTCGCGTTGATCTATCCTATCTTACCAGGCGTATTATTTCTTGCAGCGGGTTTTATCATCTATGGGTTTGCGTTTTCGTTCGAACCGTTCACACCTTTTTTCATCATTGTTCAGGTATTATTGTTTATCAGTTTGTTTATCGTTGACTATGTAGGAAATGCATATGCAGTGAAGAAAAAAGGCGGATCAAAGGCTGCCCTATGGGGAAGCACAATCGGTTTGATCGCAGGGCCATTTGTTATTCCAGTCGCAGGAATCTTGATCGGACCTTTTATAGGAGCTGTATTAGCAGAACTTCTTTTTCAAAAGAAAGGACTCAAAGCAGCTGTATCAATAGGGATAGGGACTGTTCTTGCCTTTGTAGGTACCACTCTAATAAAAGTGCTTACGCAAGCCATAATGATTGGTTATTTTTATTACCAAGTCTTATAA
- a CDS encoding superoxide dismutase: protein MAKFELPALPYETSALEPHIDKETMEIHHGRHHKTYVDNLNAALEGQAEFENKSLEDLLTNLDALPQSIQNAVRNNGGGHANHSLFWEVIAPGGANTPSGELADKINSKFGSLDAFKEEFANAGKTRFGSGWAWLVVNNGELEVTSTPNQDTPVMEGKTPILGLDVWEHAYYLKYQNKRPDYISAFWNVVNWDEVEKRYNEAK from the coding sequence ATGGCTAAATTTGAACTGCCTGCATTACCTTATGAAACAAGTGCACTTGAACCGCATATCGACAAAGAAACAATGGAGATCCATCACGGTCGCCATCACAAAACATACGTTGATAACTTAAACGCTGCTCTTGAAGGGCAAGCTGAGTTTGAAAACAAAAGCTTGGAAGATCTTTTAACTAACTTAGATGCACTTCCACAAAGCATTCAAAATGCTGTTAGAAACAATGGTGGTGGACATGCTAACCATAGCTTATTCTGGGAAGTGATCGCACCAGGTGGAGCAAACACACCTTCAGGTGAGCTTGCTGACAAGATCAACAGCAAATTTGGAAGTCTTGATGCATTTAAAGAAGAGTTTGCGAACGCTGGAAAAACAAGATTCGGTTCTGGTTGGGCTTGGCTAGTAGTAAACAATGGTGAGCTTGAAGTAACAAGCACTCCAAATCAAGATACTCCGGTTATGGAAGGAAAGACACCTATCCTCGGACTTGATGTGTGGGAGCACGCTTATTATTTAAAATACCAAAACAAGCGTCCTGATTACATTTCAGCGTTCTGGAACGTTGTAAATTGGGATGAAGTTGAAAAGCGTTACAACGAAGCAAAATAA